The Mesorhizobium koreense genome includes a window with the following:
- a CDS encoding alpha/beta hydrolase yields MVFRHVEDWDAAYANTVNIAGGAAYPDRWEKDAASFRHLLQHEGRAELSIRYGKGERNRFDLFHPASAPRGLVVFIHGGYWMRFDESSWSHLAAGSLEAGFAVAMPTYTLCPENRISGITREVCVAIEAAAARVAGPLHLTGHSAGGHLAARMVSATSPLSVAVRSRIGNVVSISGLHDLRPMMTTAMNATLKLDEDEALAESPALLRPLPGTRLICWAGAGERAEFVRQNALLANVWAGLGASTACVEEPDRHHYSVIEGLEDASHPLTRALLATQ; encoded by the coding sequence ATGGTTTTCCGTCACGTCGAGGACTGGGATGCCGCCTATGCCAATACCGTCAACATCGCCGGCGGCGCTGCCTATCCCGATCGCTGGGAAAAGGACGCTGCTTCGTTCCGGCATCTTCTGCAGCACGAGGGACGGGCGGAACTTTCCATTCGCTACGGCAAAGGCGAGCGCAATCGTTTCGACCTGTTCCACCCCGCCAGCGCGCCCAGGGGGCTCGTCGTCTTCATCCATGGCGGCTACTGGATGCGCTTCGACGAGAGCAGTTGGTCGCATCTGGCCGCGGGATCGCTAGAAGCCGGGTTCGCGGTTGCGATGCCGACCTATACGCTCTGCCCCGAAAACCGGATCTCCGGCATCACGCGCGAGGTATGCGTTGCGATAGAAGCAGCCGCCGCGCGCGTGGCCGGACCGCTGCATCTGACGGGCCATTCGGCGGGCGGCCATCTCGCCGCGCGCATGGTCTCCGCCACCTCGCCGCTCTCCGTGGCCGTGCGGTCCCGCATCGGCAACGTCGTCTCCATTTCGGGACTGCACGACCTCCGCCCGATGATGACGACGGCCATGAACGCGACACTCAAGCTCGACGAGGATGAGGCGCTTGCCGAAAGTCCCGCCCTCCTAAGGCCCCTGCCCGGCACACGCCTCATCTGCTGGGCCGGCGCCGGCGAGCGCGCCGAATTCGTGCGCCAGAACGCGCTGCTCGCCAATGTGTGGGCAGGGCTTGGCGCGTCGACGGCCTGCGTCGAGGAACCGGACCGCCACCATTACAGCGTGATCGAGGGTCTCGAGGACGCCTCGCATCCGCTGACGCGCGCACTTCTGGCGACACAATGA
- a CDS encoding bifunctional salicylyl-CoA 5-hydroxylase/oxidoreductase yields the protein MKIAILGGGPAGLYFAISMKLRDAGHQVTVYERNRADDTFGWGVVLSDETLDNLAANDAKSATAIREHFAYWGDIAVIHKGVRTVSTGHGFCGIGRMRLLTLLQARARELGVELVFEKEIDDPRPFMVENDLVLAADGVNSKARHAFEHVFKPDIDIRKCKFVWLGTHQKFNDAFTFIFEKTEHGWVWAHAYQFDADTATFIVECSEETWNRFGFGRMSQDESIAVCERIFAKYLDGNSLISNARHLRGSAWINFPRVLCERWSHENLALMGDAAASAHFSIGSGTKLALESAIALADYLHSEKSLDAAFGKYEDARRTEVLKLQSAARNSLEWFEEVERYLDLDPVQFNYSLLTRSQRISHENLRLRDPRWLAGAEAWFQKHAGAPANTNRPPIFAPFRLRDLTLKNRIVVSPMAQYRAVDGTPTDWHFVHYCERAKGGAGLVTIEMTCVSPEGRITPGCTGFYKPEHEAAWKRIVGFVHRETEAKICAQIGHSGPKGSTQLGWEEADAPLAEGNWPLIAASSVPWSPQNQVPKAMDRADMDRVRDQFVASARMAERCGFDMVELHFAHGYLLSSFISPLTNKRTDEYGGSLENRMRYPLEIFRAVRAVWPEEKPISVRISANDWVGEEGVTPGAAVGIARMLYEAGVDICDVSAGQTSTRAKPVYGRMFQTPFSDRIRNETGMATIAVGNIYEPDHANSILMAGRADLVCMARPHLADPYWTLHAAAKLGDHGVKWPDPYLPGRDQLYRLAKRQEAMTGKV from the coding sequence ATGAAAATCGCGATCCTCGGCGGCGGGCCCGCCGGCCTCTATTTCGCGATTTCGATGAAGCTCAGGGACGCCGGCCATCAGGTCACCGTCTATGAGCGCAATCGCGCCGACGATACGTTCGGCTGGGGCGTGGTGCTGTCCGACGAGACGCTCGACAATCTCGCCGCCAACGATGCCAAAAGCGCGACCGCCATCCGCGAGCATTTCGCCTATTGGGGCGACATCGCCGTCATCCACAAGGGCGTGCGCACCGTCTCCACCGGTCACGGCTTTTGCGGCATCGGCCGCATGCGCCTGCTCACCCTGTTGCAGGCGCGCGCCCGCGAGCTGGGGGTCGAACTGGTCTTTGAAAAGGAGATCGACGACCCTCGTCCCTTCATGGTGGAAAACGACCTCGTTCTCGCGGCCGACGGGGTGAACTCGAAGGCGCGACATGCCTTCGAGCATGTCTTCAAGCCGGACATCGACATACGTAAATGCAAGTTCGTCTGGCTTGGCACGCACCAGAAATTCAATGATGCCTTCACCTTCATCTTCGAGAAGACCGAGCATGGCTGGGTGTGGGCGCATGCCTACCAGTTCGACGCCGACACGGCGACGTTCATCGTCGAATGCAGCGAGGAGACCTGGAACCGCTTCGGCTTCGGCCGGATGAGCCAGGATGAATCGATCGCCGTGTGCGAGCGTATCTTCGCCAAGTATCTGGACGGAAACAGCCTGATCTCCAATGCCCGCCATCTGCGCGGCTCGGCCTGGATCAATTTCCCGCGCGTTCTGTGCGAACGCTGGTCGCACGAGAACCTGGCCCTGATGGGCGATGCGGCGGCGAGCGCGCATTTCTCGATCGGTTCCGGCACCAAGCTGGCGCTTGAAAGCGCCATCGCGCTTGCCGACTATCTCCATTCCGAAAAGAGCCTCGATGCGGCTTTCGGGAAATACGAGGATGCGCGGCGCACGGAGGTGCTGAAGCTGCAATCGGCGGCGCGCAACTCGCTGGAATGGTTCGAGGAGGTCGAGCGCTATCTCGATCTCGACCCGGTGCAGTTCAACTATTCGCTCCTGACGCGCTCGCAGCGCATCAGCCATGAGAATCTGCGCCTGCGCGATCCCCGATGGCTGGCCGGCGCGGAGGCCTGGTTCCAGAAGCATGCCGGCGCCCCGGCCAACACCAACCGGCCGCCCATCTTCGCGCCTTTCCGCCTGCGTGATCTGACCTTGAAAAACCGCATCGTCGTTTCGCCGATGGCACAGTATCGCGCCGTCGACGGCACGCCGACCGACTGGCACTTCGTGCATTATTGCGAAAGGGCCAAGGGCGGCGCGGGGCTCGTCACCATCGAGATGACATGCGTGTCGCCGGAGGGCCGCATCACGCCCGGCTGCACCGGCTTCTACAAACCCGAGCACGAAGCGGCGTGGAAGCGCATCGTCGGTTTCGTGCATCGCGAGACCGAGGCGAAGATCTGCGCGCAGATTGGCCATTCGGGACCAAAGGGCTCCACGCAGCTTGGCTGGGAAGAGGCCGACGCGCCGCTCGCGGAAGGCAACTGGCCGCTGATCGCCGCCTCTTCCGTCCCCTGGTCACCGCAAAACCAGGTGCCGAAAGCGATGGACCGCGCCGATATGGACAGGGTGCGGGACCAGTTCGTCGCCTCTGCCCGCATGGCGGAACGCTGCGGCTTCGACATGGTGGAGTTGCATTTCGCCCATGGCTATCTGCTTTCCTCCTTCATTTCGCCGCTTACCAACAAGCGCACCGACGAATATGGCGGGTCGCTCGAAAACCGCATGCGCTATCCGCTGGAGATTTTCCGGGCGGTACGCGCCGTGTGGCCGGAAGAAAAACCGATCTCGGTGCGCATATCGGCGAATGACTGGGTCGGCGAGGAGGGCGTGACGCCGGGGGCGGCAGTCGGGATCGCGCGCATGCTGTATGAGGCGGGCGTCGATATCTGCGATGTCTCGGCAGGCCAGACCTCGACACGGGCAAAGCCTGTTTACGGCCGCATGTTTCAGACGCCCTTTTCCGACCGTATCCGCAACGAGACCGGCATGGCGACCATTGCGGTGGGCAACATCTACGAGCCGGACCACGCCAATTCCATCCTCATGGCCGGCCGCGCGGACCTCGTCTGCATGGCGCGTCCGCATTTGGCCGATCCGTACTGGACGCTGCATGCGGCGGCGAAGCTCGGCGACCACGGCGTGAAATGGCCCGATCCCTACCTCCCCGGCCGCGACCAGCTATACCGGCTGGCCAAGCGCCAGGAAGCCATGACGGGGAAGGTGTGA
- a CDS encoding SDR family NAD(P)-dependent oxidoreductase has translation MTALHHALVSGGGSGIGRAVALSLAESGIAVTVCGRKAAPLEAVAVGNRNIHAHVADVTDEASVAALYEAAEGARGPFDIVVANAGTASSAPAYRTTLEDWNRILNVNLTGAFLTVRPALKGMAERGRGRIVFIASVAGLRGSAYVAPYVASKHGVVGLMRALSAELLKTGVTVNAICPGYVQTEMLEESIRRVMEKTGRGEEEARRGFAETNPNHRLIQPEEVAAAAMWLVSDAAISVTGQAIAISGGA, from the coding sequence ATGACCGCCCTTCATCACGCCCTGGTCAGCGGCGGCGGGTCAGGCATCGGCCGGGCGGTCGCGCTTTCGCTTGCCGAATCCGGTATCGCGGTGACCGTCTGCGGCCGCAAGGCCGCGCCTCTGGAAGCGGTCGCGGTGGGAAATCGGAATATCCACGCTCATGTCGCCGACGTAACCGACGAGGCCTCCGTCGCGGCGCTCTATGAAGCCGCCGAAGGCGCGCGCGGCCCCTTCGACATTGTCGTCGCCAATGCCGGCACCGCCTCCAGCGCGCCCGCCTATAGGACGACGCTCGAAGACTGGAACCGTATTCTCAATGTCAATCTGACGGGAGCGTTCCTTACCGTGCGCCCGGCGCTGAAAGGCATGGCAGAGCGCGGGCGCGGACGCATCGTCTTCATCGCTTCCGTCGCCGGCCTGCGCGGCTCGGCCTATGTGGCGCCCTATGTCGCGTCCAAGCATGGCGTGGTCGGGCTCATGAGGGCGCTTTCCGCCGAATTGCTTAAGACCGGCGTCACCGTCAATGCGATCTGCCCCGGCTATGTCCAGACCGAGATGCTGGAGGAATCGATCCGGCGCGTCATGGAGAAGACCGGCCGCGGCGAGGAGGAGGCCCGGCGCGGCTTTGCCGAGACCAATCCCAATCACCGGCTGATCCAGCCCGAGGAGGTCGCGGCCGCCGCCATGTGGCTGGTCAGCGACGCAGCTATCTCGGTCACCGGCCAGGCGATCGCCATTTCGGGAGGCGCGTGA
- a CDS encoding MarR family winged helix-turn-helix transcriptional regulator has translation MVSAPLTAFQPDAPSKDRLRLWIRLLRASRSIEAELRERLKTEFGSTLPRFDVLAALYREPDGMAMSGLSRFLLVSNGNVTGIVERLVADGLVARSKRDGDRRASIVRLTELGTETFARMAAAHEGWVDALLGGVGREEARHLAEMLKSFRSEWEE, from the coding sequence ATGGTGAGTGCGCCGTTGACGGCCTTCCAGCCCGATGCGCCTTCCAAGGACCGGCTTCGCCTGTGGATCAGGCTCCTGCGCGCCTCGCGCTCCATCGAGGCCGAGTTGCGCGAGCGGCTGAAGACGGAATTCGGCTCGACCCTGCCCCGCTTCGACGTGCTCGCCGCGCTCTATCGCGAGCCGGACGGGATGGCGATGAGCGGTCTTTCGCGCTTCCTGCTCGTCTCCAACGGCAATGTGACCGGCATCGTGGAGCGGCTGGTGGCGGACGGCCTGGTTGCGCGCTCCAAGCGCGACGGCGACCGGCGCGCTTCCATCGTGCGGCTGACGGAACTGGGCACGGAGACCTTCGCCCGCATGGCTGCCGCGCATGAGGGCTGGGTGGACGCACTGCTCGGCGGGGTGGGCAGGGAGGAAGCCCGGCATCTCGCCGAGATGCTGAAATCGTTCCGGAGCGAATGGGAGGAATAA
- a CDS encoding AMP-binding protein, translated as MLGPSAHTDTFARDKLPPAEEWPEFPLSGFDYPEYLNAGVELTDRMVEKGFGDHVALIGNGRRRTYKELADWTSRLAHALVEDYGVQPGNRVLIRSANNPAMVACWLAATKAGAVVVNTMPLLRAGELSKIVDKAEISVALCDTRLMDEMVACAKTSGFLRQVIGFDGTANFDAELDRIALDKPVIFEAVKTGRDDVALLGFTSGTTGVPKATMHFHRDLLIIADGYAKEVLGVTPDDIFVGSPPLAFTFGLGGLAVFPLRFGAAATLLENASPPNMIEIIEKYRATVSFTAPTAYRAMLKAMDEGADLSSLRAAVSAGETLPAPVFEEWTKKTGKPILDGIGSTEMLHIFITNRFGDAAPGTTGRPVTGYEAKIVDDDMNEMPRGEIGKLAVRGPTGCRYLDDRRQRIYVRDGWNLTGDSFIQDEGGYFHFAARSDDLIISSGYNIAGPEVEAALLSHEEVVECAVIGAPDQARGQIVEAYVVLAEGVARDALTVKRLQDHVKATIAPYKYPRSVKFIEALPKTQTGKIQRFRLREGKGS; from the coding sequence ATGCTTGGGCCATCGGCGCATACCGACACATTCGCGCGCGACAAGCTGCCGCCTGCAGAAGAATGGCCGGAATTCCCGCTCTCGGGCTTCGACTACCCCGAATATCTCAATGCCGGTGTCGAACTCACCGACCGCATGGTCGAAAAAGGCTTCGGCGACCATGTCGCGCTGATCGGCAACGGCCGTCGACGCACATACAAGGAACTGGCTGACTGGACGAGCCGGCTGGCGCATGCGCTGGTCGAGGATTACGGCGTCCAGCCCGGCAACCGCGTATTGATCCGCTCGGCCAACAACCCGGCCATGGTCGCCTGTTGGCTTGCCGCGACCAAGGCCGGCGCCGTCGTCGTCAACACGATGCCGCTCTTGCGCGCCGGCGAACTTTCCAAGATCGTCGACAAGGCTGAAATCTCGGTCGCACTCTGCGACACGAGGCTGATGGACGAGATGGTCGCCTGCGCCAAGACTAGCGGCTTCCTCAGACAAGTGATCGGCTTCGATGGCACCGCCAATTTCGACGCCGAACTCGATCGCATCGCCCTCGACAAGCCGGTGATCTTCGAAGCCGTGAAAACCGGCCGCGACGACGTGGCGCTTCTCGGGTTCACCTCCGGCACGACCGGCGTGCCCAAGGCGACGATGCATTTCCACCGGGACCTTCTGATCATCGCCGACGGCTATGCGAAGGAGGTGCTCGGCGTCACGCCCGACGATATCTTCGTCGGTTCGCCGCCGCTTGCCTTCACCTTCGGCCTCGGCGGGCTGGCGGTCTTCCCGCTGCGCTTCGGAGCGGCCGCCACGCTCTTGGAAAATGCCTCGCCGCCCAACATGATCGAGATCATCGAGAAATACCGCGCGACGGTCTCCTTCACCGCGCCGACCGCCTACCGCGCCATGCTGAAGGCGATGGACGAGGGGGCCGATCTCTCCTCGCTGCGCGCCGCGGTCTCTGCCGGCGAAACGCTGCCGGCGCCCGTCTTCGAGGAATGGACGAAGAAGACCGGCAAGCCGATCCTCGACGGGATCGGCTCGACGGAAATGCTGCATATCTTCATCACCAACCGTTTCGGCGATGCCGCGCCCGGCACGACCGGGCGGCCGGTTACGGGTTACGAGGCAAAGATCGTCGACGACGACATGAACGAAATGCCGCGTGGCGAGATCGGCAAGCTCGCGGTGCGCGGGCCGACCGGCTGCCGTTATCTCGATGATCGACGCCAGCGTATCTATGTCCGCGACGGCTGGAACCTGACCGGCGATTCCTTCATCCAGGACGAGGGCGGTTATTTCCATTTCGCCGCGCGCTCGGACGACCTCATCATCTCGTCGGGCTACAATATCGCCGGCCCGGAGGTGGAGGCGGCACTTCTTTCCCATGAAGAGGTGGTGGAATGCGCCGTGATCGGCGCGCCCGACCAGGCCCGGGGGCAGATCGTCGAGGCCTATGTCGTACTGGCCGAGGGCGTTGCCCGTGACGCGCTCACCGTCAAGCGGTTGCAGGACCACGTGAAGGCGACGATCGCGCCGTATAAATATCCGCGCTCGGTGAAGTTCATCGAAGCCTTGCCGAAGACACAGACGGGCAAGATCCAGCGCTTCCGGCTGAGGGAGGGAAAAGGATCATGA
- the kynU gene encoding kynureninase, whose product MTDFTRTRALFDLPAGVVYLDGNSLGPLPKGVAERVSRTVRDEWGAMLIRGWNDADWIGLPERVGDRIARLVGAPKGTVMAGDSTSVNLFKVLTAALSVAGTRRVVLSDSGNFPNDLYVAQEAVRALGMGYELKIAAPEAIERTIDETVAVLMLTEVDYRTGRLHDMKSLTEKAHKAGAIAVWDLCHSAGALPIDLDGADADFAIGCGYKYLNGGPGAPAFIYCKPEWAKRAAPALGGWMGHAEPFAFDLQYRPGDGITRMRVGTPPILSMAALDAALDVWDGVDMKAVRARSIELSECFIREVEARCSRLELASPRDPSRRGSQVSFRFKHGYETMQALIAAGVIGDFRAPDIMRFGFTPLYLGMDDVLTAVDRLEDVMKRRLWEEPAYAVRAKVT is encoded by the coding sequence ATGACCGATTTCACACGCACCCGCGCCCTGTTCGATCTTCCCGCAGGCGTCGTCTATCTCGACGGCAATTCGCTCGGGCCGCTGCCGAAGGGCGTGGCCGAGCGGGTCTCCCGCACCGTCCGCGACGAATGGGGCGCGATGCTGATCCGCGGCTGGAACGACGCGGACTGGATCGGCCTGCCGGAAAGGGTGGGCGACAGGATCGCCAGGCTGGTCGGCGCACCGAAAGGCACGGTGATGGCCGGCGATTCCACCTCGGTCAATCTGTTCAAGGTGCTGACAGCGGCGCTTTCGGTTGCCGGGACGCGCCGCGTGGTTCTGTCCGACAGCGGCAATTTCCCCAACGATCTCTATGTCGCGCAGGAGGCGGTCCGGGCCCTGGGCATGGGCTACGAATTGAAGATCGCGGCGCCTGAAGCGATAGAGCGGACGATTGACGAAACCGTCGCTGTCCTCATGCTGACCGAGGTCGACTACCGCACCGGTCGTCTCCACGACATGAAGTCGCTGACGGAGAAAGCACACAAGGCGGGGGCGATCGCGGTCTGGGATCTTTGCCATTCCGCCGGCGCCCTGCCGATCGACCTCGATGGCGCCGATGCCGATTTCGCCATCGGCTGCGGCTACAAATATCTGAATGGCGGCCCTGGCGCGCCGGCTTTCATCTATTGCAAGCCGGAATGGGCAAAGCGCGCCGCCCCGGCCCTCGGCGGCTGGATGGGCCATGCGGAGCCCTTTGCTTTCGATCTTCAGTACCGGCCTGGCGACGGCATCACGCGCATGCGCGTCGGCACGCCGCCGATCCTCTCCATGGCCGCGCTCGATGCGGCGCTCGACGTGTGGGACGGAGTGGACATGAAGGCTGTCCGTGCTCGCTCGATCGAGCTGTCGGAATGCTTCATCAGGGAAGTGGAGGCACGCTGTTCCAGACTGGAGCTTGCCTCGCCACGCGATCCCAGCCGGCGTGGCAGCCAGGTGTCCTTCCGCTTCAAGCACGGTTATGAAACCATGCAGGCGCTGATCGCGGCCGGCGTGATCGGTGATTTCCGCGCGCCCGACATCATGCGCTTCGGCTTCACGCCGCTCTATCTCGGCATGGACGATGTGCTCACCGCCGTCGACCGGCTGGAAGACGTGATGAAACGCCGGCTCTGGGAAGAACCGGCCTATGCCGTGCGGGCGAAGGTGACGTGA
- the kynA gene encoding tryptophan 2,3-dioxygenase — translation MGADDLKEKMAAAELRPSMSYSDYLQLDKVLTAQAPISASPDELLFIIQHQTSELWMKLAISELRGAMQAVAADELRPAFKKLTRVARIFEQLNNAWDVLRTMTPSEYTSFRAVLGQSSGFQSWQYRAIEFLAGNRNAAMLKQYADQPDRVRILEAILVRPSLYDEALLLLARNGFDIGEEAYRTDWSRKREPSAAVQVAWKAVYVEPDKYWGLYELAEKLVDFEDYFRRWRFNHVTTVERIIGMKRGTGGTSGVSYLRKMLDVELFPELWHLRTEL, via the coding sequence ATGGGCGCGGACGATTTGAAGGAAAAAATGGCGGCCGCCGAACTGAGGCCGTCGATGTCCTACAGCGACTATCTCCAACTCGACAAGGTGCTGACCGCGCAGGCACCGATTTCCGCCTCGCCGGACGAGCTTCTCTTCATCATCCAGCATCAGACCTCGGAACTGTGGATGAAACTCGCTATCAGCGAATTGAGGGGCGCCATGCAGGCGGTGGCGGCGGACGAGTTGCGCCCCGCTTTCAAGAAGCTGACCCGCGTCGCCCGTATTTTCGAACAGTTGAACAATGCCTGGGACGTGCTGAGGACGATGACGCCCAGCGAATATACGAGTTTTCGCGCCGTGCTGGGACAATCGTCGGGCTTCCAGTCATGGCAATACCGAGCCATCGAATTCCTCGCCGGCAACCGCAATGCCGCGATGCTGAAGCAATATGCCGATCAGCCCGACCGCGTGCGCATACTGGAAGCGATCCTGGTCCGGCCGAGCCTCTATGACGAGGCGCTGTTGCTGCTTGCCCGTAACGGCTTCGATATCGGCGAGGAAGCTTACCGCACCGACTGGAGCCGGAAACGCGAGCCGAGCGCGGCGGTCCAGGTGGCGTGGAAAGCCGTTTATGTCGAACCCGACAAATATTGGGGGCTTTACGAACTGGCCGAGAAGCTGGTCGATTTTGAGGATTATTTCCGCCGCTGGCGGTTCAATCACGTGACGACGGTGGAACGGATCATCGGAATGAAACGCGGCACGGGCGGGACCTCCGGCGTTTCCTACTTGCGCAAGATGCTGGATGTGGAACTCTTTCCAGAACTGTGGCATCTGCGAACGGAACTATAA
- a CDS encoding ABC transporter substrate-binding protein: MRKILAACVMTLALGVAGTAFAEPIKIGMITTLSGGGAGLGVDVRDAFDLAMKKSGNKDIQIVTEDDAMKPELAVQIADKMLQSDHVDLMTGIIWSNLAMAVVPNVVAQDVIYLSPNAGPSALAGKNCNKNYFNVAYQNDNFHEAMGEYANKQYKKVFILAPNYPAGKDSLTGFKRYYKGEVAGEIYTKLGQTDYAAEIAQVRASGADAVFFFLPGGMGIAFTKQYAQSGVGLPLLGPAFSFSQDVLGAIGDAALGVKNSASWSHDLDNAANKEFVEAFKAEYKRLPSVYAAQAWDTANLILSAAAKASVKDKDAFRAALKAADFKSVRGKFKFNTNNHPIQDIYVREVVKEDGVLTNKIVGTAFTDHGDAYAEQCKM, translated from the coding sequence ATGAGGAAAATACTGGCAGCTTGCGTCATGACCCTGGCTCTCGGCGTGGCGGGAACGGCCTTTGCCGAGCCGATCAAGATCGGCATGATCACGACGCTTTCCGGCGGCGGCGCCGGGCTCGGCGTCGATGTACGTGACGCCTTCGACCTCGCCATGAAGAAATCCGGCAACAAGGATATCCAGATCGTCACCGAGGACGACGCGATGAAGCCGGAACTCGCCGTGCAGATCGCAGACAAGATGCTGCAGAGCGACCATGTCGACCTCATGACCGGCATCATTTGGTCCAACCTCGCCATGGCCGTCGTGCCGAACGTCGTCGCTCAGGACGTGATCTACCTCTCGCCCAATGCCGGCCCGTCGGCGCTTGCCGGCAAGAACTGCAACAAGAACTATTTCAACGTCGCCTACCAGAACGACAATTTCCACGAGGCGATGGGCGAATACGCGAACAAGCAGTACAAGAAGGTCTTCATCCTGGCGCCGAACTATCCGGCCGGAAAGGATTCACTGACCGGCTTCAAGCGCTATTACAAGGGCGAGGTCGCGGGCGAGATCTACACCAAGCTCGGCCAGACCGACTATGCGGCCGAGATCGCCCAGGTCCGTGCGTCCGGGGCCGATGCCGTCTTCTTCTTCCTGCCCGGCGGCATGGGCATCGCCTTCACCAAGCAATATGCGCAGTCGGGCGTCGGCCTGCCGCTTCTGGGCCCTGCCTTCTCCTTCAGCCAGGATGTTCTGGGCGCCATCGGAGATGCCGCGCTCGGCGTCAAGAACTCCGCCTCCTGGTCGCACGACCTCGACAATGCGGCCAACAAGGAATTCGTCGAGGCGTTCAAGGCCGAATATAAAAGGTTGCCTTCGGTCTACGCCGCACAGGCCTGGGATACGGCGAATTTGATCCTGTCGGCCGCCGCCAAGGCCAGCGTCAAGGACAAGGACGCCTTCCGCGCAGCGCTCAAGGCGGCCGACTTCAAGTCGGTGCGCGGCAAGTTCAAGTTCAACACCAACAACCACCCCATCCAGGACATCTATGTGCGCGAGGTGGTGAAGGAAGACGGCGTGCTGACGAACAAGATCGTCGGCACGGCCTTCACCGACCACGGCGACGCCTACGCTGAGCAGTGCAAGATGTGA
- a CDS encoding branched-chain amino acid ABC transporter permease, whose amino-acid sequence MSTDLLIEQVLNGVQFGVMLFLMAAGLTLIFGVMGLINLAHGSLYMVGAFACAAVAAATGSFWLGLAASLAAAAAAGAIVEVLVVRRLYGRDHLDQVLATFALILIFSEGMRWLFGSSPLYLNIPSALSGAVSLPGGLDYSLYRLFIIVVGIAVAAGLYFLIAHTRLGMRIRAGESDREMIAALGVDITTLYTLVFALGAALAGLAGAMVGALQSVQVGMGEPVLILAFVVIVIGGIGSIKGALIGAVLVGVIDTLGRFLLPAALHLFLPASQAASIGGAVASMLIYVFMALVLVVRPQGLFSANA is encoded by the coding sequence ATGTCCACTGACCTCCTCATAGAACAGGTGCTCAACGGCGTTCAGTTCGGCGTCATGCTGTTCCTGATGGCGGCCGGGCTGACGCTGATCTTCGGCGTCATGGGGCTGATCAATCTGGCGCATGGATCGCTCTATATGGTCGGTGCCTTCGCCTGCGCGGCGGTCGCGGCGGCGACGGGTTCGTTCTGGCTCGGCCTCGCCGCGAGCCTCGCCGCGGCTGCTGCTGCCGGCGCCATCGTGGAGGTCCTCGTGGTGCGGCGTCTCTACGGCCGCGACCACCTCGATCAGGTGCTCGCCACCTTCGCGCTGATCCTCATCTTCTCCGAAGGTATGCGCTGGCTGTTCGGTTCCTCGCCGCTCTACCTGAACATCCCTTCGGCGCTTTCGGGCGCCGTGTCGCTGCCCGGCGGGCTCGACTATTCGCTCTACCGGCTCTTCATCATCGTCGTCGGCATAGCGGTGGCGGCGGGGCTCTATTTCCTCATCGCGCATACGAGGCTCGGCATGCGCATCCGCGCCGGCGAATCCGACCGCGAGATGATCGCCGCCCTCGGTGTCGATATCACCACGCTCTATACGCTGGTCTTCGCGCTCGGGGCGGCGCTCGCCGGTCTTGCCGGCGCCATGGTCGGCGCGTTGCAGTCGGTCCAGGTCGGCATGGGCGAGCCGGTCCTGATCCTCGCTTTCGTCGTCATCGTCATCGGCGGTATCGGCTCGATCAAGGGCGCGCTCATCGGCGCCGTTCTGGTCGGCGTCATCGACACGCTCGGCCGCTTCCTGCTGCCGGCCGCGCTTCATCTCTTCCTGCCGGCCTCGCAGGCCGCCTCCATCGGCGGCGCGGTCGCCTCGATGCTCATCTACGTCTTCATGGCCCTCGTTCTGGTGGTCAGGCCGCAAGGCCTGTTCTCGGCAAATGCGTGA